From the Leifsonia sp. AG29 genome, one window contains:
- the proC gene encoding pyrroline-5-carboxylate reductase, with protein MDDAQATLPTIAMLGAGSMGRAILSGLLEPTVSVSGGIRVTNRSEERAAELAGLPGVTAYATASDPDANRRAVEGARLVIVAVKPGMVPGLLTEIADSLQPGAVVVSVAAGVTTATFESLLPDSVAVVRSMPNTPAVVGRAVTGISPGLRSEPEDLALVRTLFETVGEVVEVPESQLDALSTISGSGPAYVFLLIEALTDAAVRKGFTPEQAAALVNGTFLGAAELLVSSGEEPAELRRRVTSPNGTTERAIAVLQEADLPDLFARATDAALARARELAAGA; from the coding sequence ATGGACGACGCGCAGGCGACCCTCCCCACCATCGCGATGCTCGGTGCCGGCTCGATGGGCCGTGCCATCCTCAGCGGGCTGCTCGAGCCGACCGTCTCGGTGTCGGGCGGCATCCGGGTCACGAACCGGTCGGAGGAGCGTGCGGCCGAGCTCGCCGGACTCCCCGGCGTCACGGCCTACGCCACGGCGTCCGACCCCGACGCCAACCGTCGCGCCGTCGAGGGCGCTCGGCTCGTCATCGTCGCGGTGAAGCCCGGCATGGTGCCCGGCCTCCTGACCGAGATCGCCGACTCCCTCCAGCCTGGGGCCGTCGTGGTCAGCGTCGCAGCGGGCGTGACGACGGCGACGTTCGAGTCGCTCCTCCCGGACTCGGTCGCGGTGGTGCGCTCGATGCCCAACACCCCGGCGGTCGTCGGCCGTGCCGTCACCGGCATCAGCCCCGGCCTCCGCTCGGAGCCCGAGGACCTGGCCCTCGTCCGCACGCTCTTCGAGACGGTCGGCGAGGTCGTGGAGGTGCCGGAGTCGCAGCTGGACGCTCTCAGCACCATCTCCGGCTCGGGGCCCGCGTACGTCTTCCTCCTGATCGAGGCGCTCACCGACGCGGCGGTCCGCAAGGGGTTCACGCCCGAGCAGGCGGCCGCGCTCGTGAACGGGACCTTCCTCGGCGCGGCCGAGCTGCTCGTCTCCTCCGGGGAGGAGCCGGCCGAGCTCAGGAGGCGCGTCACGAGCCCCAACGGCACGACCGAGCGCGCCATCGCGGTGCTCCAGGAGGCGGACCTCCCCGACCTGTTCGCCCGCGCGACCGACGCCGCCCTGGCCCGCGCCCGCGAGCTCGCCGCCGGAGCGTAG
- the gap gene encoding type I glyceraldehyde-3-phosphate dehydrogenase: MTRIAINGFGRIGRNTLRALLERGSDLEVVAINDLTAPETLAHLLKYDSSLGRLGRTVEVDGSDLVVDGHRIRVLAERDPADLPWAELGVEVVLESTGRFTSADAARAHLTAGARKVLVSAPSDGADVTLAFGVNTDAYDAETHVIVSNASCTTNALAPLAAVLDDLAGIEHGFMTTVHAYTQEQNLQDGPHRDLRRARAAGVNIVPTTTGAAKAIGLVLPNLDGKLSGDSIRVPVPVGSIVELNTTVSREVTREEVLAAYRAAADGALRGILDYADEPLVSSDITGQPASSIFDAALTRVDGRHVKVVAWYDNEWGFSNRVVDTLHLLAG, from the coding sequence ATGACCCGCATCGCCATCAACGGATTCGGCCGCATCGGCCGCAACACCCTCCGCGCCCTGCTCGAGCGCGGCTCCGACCTCGAGGTCGTCGCGATCAACGACCTGACCGCGCCCGAGACCCTCGCGCACCTCCTCAAGTACGACAGCTCGCTCGGCCGGCTCGGCCGCACCGTCGAGGTCGACGGCAGCGACCTCGTCGTGGACGGGCACCGCATCCGCGTGCTCGCCGAGCGCGACCCTGCCGACCTGCCGTGGGCGGAGCTGGGCGTGGAGGTGGTGCTCGAGTCGACCGGGCGCTTCACCTCGGCCGACGCTGCGCGCGCCCACCTCACCGCCGGAGCGCGGAAGGTCCTCGTCAGCGCGCCCTCCGACGGCGCGGACGTGACACTGGCGTTTGGCGTCAACACCGACGCGTACGACGCCGAGACGCATGTGATCGTCTCGAACGCCTCCTGCACGACCAACGCGCTCGCGCCGCTCGCCGCCGTTCTCGACGACCTCGCCGGCATCGAGCACGGGTTCATGACGACGGTGCACGCCTACACGCAGGAGCAGAACCTCCAGGACGGACCGCACCGCGACCTGCGCCGCGCACGTGCCGCCGGGGTGAACATCGTGCCGACCACGACCGGCGCCGCCAAGGCGATCGGCCTGGTGCTCCCGAACCTCGACGGCAAGCTGTCGGGCGACTCGATCCGCGTGCCCGTCCCCGTCGGATCGATCGTCGAGCTGAACACGACGGTCTCACGCGAGGTGACCCGCGAGGAGGTGCTGGCCGCCTACCGCGCCGCCGCCGACGGTGCGCTGCGGGGCATCCTCGACTACGCCGACGAGCCGCTCGTGTCGAGCGACATCACCGGGCAGCCCGCCTCCTCCATCTTCGACGCGGCCCTGACCCGCGTCGACGGCCGCCACGTCAAGGTCGTCGCCTGGTACGACAACGAGTGGGGCTTCTCGAACCGCGTCGTCGACACGCTGCACCTCCTCGCCGGCTGA
- a CDS encoding glutamine amidotransferase, which yields MTRTALILQHDPSIHVGNIGPTLEAHGYELRVVDVTTEDVSAIDPAEAELVVVLGGEMGAYQTEEYPFLAAEQQLIRSRIDAERPTLGVCLGAQLMAGALGERVYRGDTMQIGFRRVEPTEAGADSPLRHFAGVPVVEWHGDTFELPERAVRLASSSDYSNEAFAIGDFALAVQFHPEVTDEMHEAWVADGYNELDELAIDPDALRRDRELYSARMQEASRAAFSEWLERLPD from the coding sequence GTGACCCGCACCGCCCTGATCCTCCAGCACGACCCGAGCATCCACGTCGGCAACATCGGCCCGACGCTCGAGGCTCACGGCTACGAGCTCCGCGTGGTCGACGTGACCACCGAGGACGTCTCGGCGATCGACCCGGCCGAGGCCGAGCTCGTCGTCGTGCTGGGCGGCGAGATGGGCGCTTATCAGACGGAGGAGTACCCGTTCCTCGCCGCCGAGCAGCAGCTCATCCGTTCTCGGATCGACGCCGAACGGCCGACGCTCGGGGTCTGCCTCGGCGCGCAGCTCATGGCGGGCGCGCTGGGCGAGCGAGTGTACCGCGGCGACACCATGCAGATCGGGTTCCGTCGGGTCGAGCCGACCGAGGCCGGTGCCGACTCCCCCCTCCGGCACTTCGCCGGGGTACCCGTGGTCGAGTGGCACGGCGATACGTTCGAGCTGCCGGAGCGTGCGGTCCGCCTCGCCTCCTCGAGCGACTACTCCAACGAGGCCTTCGCGATCGGCGACTTCGCGCTTGCGGTTCAGTTCCACCCCGAAGTCACCGACGAGATGCACGAGGCGTGGGTCGCCGACGGCTACAACGAGCTGGACGAGCTCGCCATCGACCCCGACGCGCTGCGCCGCGACCGCGAGCTGTACTCGGCGCGCATGCAGGAGGCGTCGCGAGCGGCCTTCTCGGAGTGGCTGGAGCGCCTCCCGGACTGA
- a CDS encoding 30S ribosomal protein bS22 — MGSVIKKRRKRMAKKKHRKLLRKTRHQRRNKK, encoded by the coding sequence GTGGGTTCCGTTATCAAGAAGCGTCGCAAGCGTATGGCGAAGAAGAAGCACCGCAAGCTGCTTCGCAAGACGCGTCACCAGCGTCGCAACAAGAAGTAG
- a CDS encoding glutaredoxin family protein, with protein MPTVSLTLIGKPGCHLCDDARDAVREVVGALPDGAPDVVVEERDILQEPDLYEKYVEEIPVVLIDGRMHTYWRVDPDRLRSALLEDR; from the coding sequence GTGCCCACCGTCTCCCTCACGCTCATCGGCAAGCCCGGCTGCCACCTGTGCGATGACGCTCGCGACGCCGTCCGGGAGGTCGTCGGCGCTCTTCCGGACGGCGCGCCCGACGTGGTCGTCGAGGAGCGCGACATCCTGCAGGAGCCGGACCTCTACGAGAAGTACGTCGAGGAGATCCCGGTCGTCCTGATCGACGGACGGATGCACACCTACTGGCGCGTCGACCCCGACCGTCTCCGCTCAGCCCTCCTGGAGGACCGATGA
- a CDS encoding helix-turn-helix domain-containing protein — MAHDLRDVRFLTVAEVADMMRVSRMTVYRLVHAGQLPAIRFGRSFRVPESAVRQALQAVTPLSEDGVADSA, encoded by the coding sequence ATGGCTCACGATCTGAGGGATGTGCGCTTTCTGACGGTCGCCGAGGTCGCCGACATGATGCGGGTCTCGCGCATGACCGTCTACCGTCTCGTCCACGCGGGGCAGCTTCCGGCCATCCGGTTCGGCCGCTCCTTCCGCGTCCCCGAGTCGGCCGTCAGGCAGGCTCTGCAGGCAGTGACACCGCTCTCCGAGGACGGCGTCGCGGACTCCGCGTGA
- a CDS encoding TrkH family potassium uptake protein — protein MSTTRARGTRARSAPTAARLRAALNGFATRSPSRFAILVFALLILLFTALFSLPIASAEGTVTRFPDALFTAVSVICVTGLSTVDMATHWSVFGHLLVYLGVQIGAVGVLTMASILGMVISRRLGLRAKLMAASDSNPLRIHAGPVPEGQAVRLGEVGKLLRTVALSMVVIEGGVALLLFPRMLIAGVDVLTAAWESVYYSAMAFTNTGFAPNVEGLSRFATDYWFLGALMIGVFLGAIGFPVILAIASNLRRRRRTWSIHVKLTLITSLVLLVAGAVLYVLLEYDNPRTFGRLDAGHTVFQSLFLSTMARSGGFATIPIQDLHGSSLLVTDMLMFIGGGSASTAGGIKVTTLAVLFLAGLAEARGVESMDAFRRRIPIDVLRLSVAVALWGATIVAVSSILILQITKAPLDHVLFDVISAFATCGLSTGLTERLPDAGVFVLAATMFCGRVGTVTLAAALAQSQRRQLYQNPEERPLVG, from the coding sequence ATGAGCACCACCCGAGCGCGCGGGACCCGCGCCCGGTCCGCACCGACGGCGGCGCGCCTCCGCGCGGCGCTCAACGGGTTCGCGACGCGGAGTCCCTCCCGGTTCGCGATCCTCGTGTTCGCCCTCCTCATCCTCCTGTTCACGGCCCTGTTCTCGCTGCCGATCGCCTCGGCCGAGGGCACGGTCACCCGGTTCCCGGACGCTCTGTTCACCGCCGTATCGGTGATCTGCGTGACCGGGTTGTCGACCGTCGACATGGCGACGCACTGGTCGGTGTTCGGCCATCTGCTCGTCTACCTCGGCGTCCAGATCGGCGCGGTCGGCGTGCTGACCATGGCGAGCATCCTCGGCATGGTCATCTCGCGGAGGCTCGGGCTGCGCGCCAAGCTCATGGCCGCGAGCGACAGCAACCCGCTGCGGATCCACGCGGGCCCTGTCCCCGAGGGGCAGGCCGTCCGCCTGGGCGAGGTCGGCAAGCTGCTGCGGACCGTCGCGCTGAGCATGGTCGTCATCGAGGGCGGCGTCGCGCTGCTGCTGTTCCCGCGCATGCTGATCGCCGGCGTCGACGTGCTGACGGCGGCATGGGAGAGCGTGTACTACTCGGCGATGGCGTTCACGAACACGGGCTTCGCGCCCAACGTGGAGGGGCTGTCCCGCTTCGCGACGGACTACTGGTTCCTCGGCGCGCTCATGATCGGCGTGTTCCTCGGCGCGATCGGCTTCCCGGTGATCCTGGCCATCGCCTCCAACCTGCGCCGCCGGCGGCGGACCTGGTCGATCCACGTCAAGCTGACGCTGATCACCTCGCTCGTGCTCCTCGTCGCCGGGGCGGTGCTCTACGTGCTGCTCGAGTACGACAACCCCCGCACCTTCGGCCGGCTCGATGCCGGGCACACCGTGTTCCAGTCGCTGTTCCTGTCGACGATGGCCCGGTCGGGCGGGTTCGCGACGATCCCGATCCAGGACCTCCACGGGTCGAGCCTGCTCGTCACAGACATGCTCATGTTCATCGGTGGAGGGTCCGCCTCCACGGCCGGCGGGATCAAGGTGACGACGCTGGCCGTCCTGTTCCTCGCGGGGCTCGCGGAGGCGCGCGGAGTGGAATCGATGGACGCGTTCCGGCGGCGCATCCCGATCGACGTGCTCCGCTTGTCCGTCGCCGTGGCGCTCTGGGGTGCCACGATCGTCGCGGTGTCGAGCATCCTCATCCTGCAGATCACCAAGGCGCCGCTCGACCACGTCCTCTTCGACGTCATCTCGGCGTTCGCCACCTGCGGCCTGTCCACGGGGCTGACCGAGCGCCTCCCCGACGCCGGCGTCTTCGTTCTCGCAGCGACGATGTTCTGCGGACGCGTTGGTACAGTGACACTCGCCGCAGCCCTGGCCCAGAGCCAACGGCGGCAGCTCTACCAGAACCCCGAGGAGAGGCCGCTCGTTGGTTGA
- a CDS encoding cation diffusion facilitator family transporter, which produces MSASGGTRAIVAALAANLGIALTKFIAWAFSGSSSMLAEGVHSVADSGNQLLLLLGGRRSRRRADRSHPFGYGRERYVYAFVVSIILFSVGGVFSVYEGIEKLTHPHPLENAWLPILVLIIAIGLESFSLRTAMKESGPQRNGLSWVQFVRRAKAPELPVVLLEDVAALTGLVFAFIGVGLTIVTGNPAWDGIGTLLIGALLVAVAIVLGIETKSLLVGEGASEADEEAIAKAVLAGGEAERIIHMKTLYLGPDELLVGAKLAFAGEHRLADVAGAIDAVERRIRDAVPIARVIYIEPDVWVDPAEQHPTTDTIVIKGLE; this is translated from the coding sequence ATGAGCGCATCCGGTGGCACCCGAGCGATCGTGGCGGCCCTCGCGGCCAACCTCGGCATCGCCCTCACCAAGTTCATCGCGTGGGCTTTCTCCGGCTCGTCCTCGATGCTGGCGGAGGGCGTGCACTCGGTCGCCGATTCGGGCAACCAGCTGCTCCTCCTGCTCGGCGGCCGCCGATCGCGCCGCCGCGCCGACCGTTCGCACCCGTTCGGCTACGGGCGCGAGCGCTACGTGTACGCGTTCGTCGTCTCGATCATCTTGTTCTCGGTCGGCGGCGTGTTCTCGGTCTACGAGGGCATCGAGAAGCTGACGCACCCGCATCCGCTCGAGAACGCCTGGCTGCCCATCCTGGTGCTCATCATCGCGATCGGCCTCGAGTCGTTCTCGCTCCGCACGGCGATGAAGGAATCCGGCCCGCAGCGGAACGGGCTCTCGTGGGTGCAGTTCGTGCGCCGCGCCAAGGCCCCTGAGCTCCCGGTCGTACTCCTGGAGGATGTGGCCGCGCTGACCGGCCTGGTCTTCGCCTTCATCGGGGTCGGGCTGACCATCGTCACGGGAAACCCCGCCTGGGACGGCATCGGCACGCTCCTCATCGGCGCGCTCCTGGTCGCGGTCGCCATCGTCCTCGGGATCGAGACGAAGAGCCTCCTCGTCGGCGAAGGTGCGAGCGAGGCCGACGAGGAGGCGATCGCGAAGGCGGTGCTCGCCGGCGGGGAGGCGGAGCGCATCATCCACATGAAGACCCTCTACCTGGGCCCGGACGAGCTGCTCGTCGGAGCCAAGCTCGCCTTCGCGGGCGAGCACCGGCTGGCCGATGTGGCGGGCGCGATCGATGCGGTCGAGCGGCGCATCCGCGACGCCGTGCCGATCGCGCGCGTCATCTACATCGAGCCCGATGTCTGGGTCGACCCCGCCGAGCAGCACCCGACCACCGACACCATCGTCATCAAAGGACTCGAGTGA
- the upp gene encoding uracil phosphoribosyltransferase, which translates to MRVHVADHPLITHKLTVLRDKRTPSPVFRQLTDELVTLLAYEATRDVRVEPVGIETPVTATTGLALSEPRPLVVPILRAGLGMLEGMVRLMPTAEVGFLGMVRNEETLQPTTYAERLPTDLSDRQCFVLDPMLATGGSLGAAIEFLFQRNAVDVTAICLLAAPEGLEALEKATEGRNVTIVLGALDERLNENGYIVPGLGDAGDRLYGTV; encoded by the coding sequence ATGCGAGTGCACGTTGCGGACCACCCTCTCATCACGCACAAGCTGACCGTGCTCCGAGACAAGCGCACCCCGTCGCCGGTGTTCCGGCAGCTCACCGATGAGCTCGTCACGCTGCTCGCCTACGAGGCCACCCGCGATGTCCGCGTCGAGCCGGTCGGGATCGAGACGCCCGTCACGGCCACGACCGGTCTCGCTTTGAGCGAGCCGCGTCCGCTCGTCGTCCCCATCCTCCGCGCCGGGCTCGGCATGCTCGAGGGCATGGTCCGGCTCATGCCGACCGCCGAGGTCGGCTTCCTCGGCATGGTCCGCAACGAGGAGACGCTGCAGCCGACGACGTACGCGGAGCGCCTCCCGACCGACCTGTCCGACCGGCAGTGCTTCGTCCTCGACCCGATGCTGGCGACGGGAGGCTCGCTCGGCGCCGCCATCGAGTTCCTGTTCCAGCGCAACGCGGTCGACGTGACCGCGATCTGCCTCCTCGCCGCCCCCGAGGGCCTGGAGGCGCTCGAGAAGGCCACCGAGGGCCGCAACGTCACCATCGTGCTGGGCGCCCTCGACGAGCGCCTCAACGAGAACGGCTACATCGTCCCGGGCCTCGGCGACGCCGGCGATCGCCTCTACGGAACCGTCTGA
- a CDS encoding potassium channel family protein → MVDRIKHNAPVLVIGLGRFGTGAAVELDRLGREVLAIDTDAALVQTWADRVTHSVQADARSIETLRQIGAEDFSIAVVAVGSSIEASVLITANLVDLKVPQIWAKAISQSHGKILERIGANHVIYPEAEAGERVAHLVSGRMLDFIEFDDDFALVKMYPPKPIRGQRLGDSGVRSKYSITVVGVKSPGKPFTYATADTVVSNHDLVIVSGASGDIERFAALEA, encoded by the coding sequence TTGGTTGACCGGATCAAGCACAACGCTCCGGTGCTCGTGATCGGGCTGGGCCGGTTCGGCACCGGGGCCGCCGTCGAGCTCGACCGCCTGGGCCGGGAGGTGCTCGCGATCGACACCGATGCCGCGCTCGTCCAGACGTGGGCCGACCGGGTGACGCACAGCGTGCAGGCCGACGCGAGATCGATCGAGACGCTGCGGCAGATCGGCGCCGAGGACTTCTCCATCGCGGTGGTCGCCGTCGGGTCGTCGATCGAGGCGAGCGTGCTCATCACGGCCAATCTCGTCGACCTGAAGGTGCCCCAGATCTGGGCGAAGGCGATCTCGCAGTCGCACGGCAAGATCCTCGAGCGGATCGGCGCCAACCACGTGATCTACCCCGAGGCCGAGGCCGGCGAGCGCGTGGCCCATCTCGTCTCGGGCCGCATGCTCGACTTCATCGAGTTCGACGACGACTTCGCGCTCGTCAAGATGTACCCGCCGAAGCCCATCCGCGGTCAGCGCCTCGGCGACTCGGGGGTGCGGTCGAAGTACAGCATCACGGTGGTCGGCGTGAAGAGCCCGGGCAAGCCGTTCACCTACGCGACCGCCGACACGGTCGTCTCGAACCACGACCTCGTGATCGTGTCCGGCGCCTCCGGCGACATCGAGCGCTTCGCCGCCCTCGAGGCCTGA
- a CDS encoding GlxA family transcriptional regulator, with translation MSRRNHRVAVLVLEGAKPLDVGIPAQVFSTRPSMPYEVRVCGASPGLVTGGDGLSYHVADGLDAVREAQTVFIPGYREPARTEPPAAVVEALLAAHERGARLAAISTGAFALAATGLLDGKRATTHWHYTHALAAKHPRITVDENVLFVDEGDVLTSAGAASGIDLCLHLVRRDHGVGLSNHVARRLVAAPYRSGGQAQFVPRSVPEPLGDLFAETREWALAHLAEPLTLESLARNANVSARTFSRRFREDTGYTPMQWVLRARVDLARELLERSDLTVEQIAARAGLGTGANLRLHFQRILGTSPTEYRHTFAA, from the coding sequence ATGAGCCGCAGGAACCACCGCGTGGCGGTGCTCGTCCTCGAGGGTGCGAAGCCGCTCGACGTGGGCATCCCGGCTCAGGTGTTCTCGACGCGGCCGAGCATGCCCTACGAGGTCCGCGTCTGCGGCGCGTCGCCCGGGCTCGTGACAGGAGGCGACGGCCTGTCGTACCACGTCGCGGACGGGCTCGACGCGGTCCGGGAGGCGCAGACCGTCTTCATCCCGGGCTATCGCGAGCCGGCGCGGACGGAGCCGCCCGCCGCGGTCGTCGAAGCGCTGCTGGCCGCTCACGAGCGGGGCGCCCGGCTCGCCGCGATCTCGACGGGGGCGTTCGCGCTCGCCGCCACGGGCCTCCTGGACGGCAAGCGAGCGACGACGCACTGGCACTACACGCACGCGCTCGCAGCGAAGCACCCGCGCATCACCGTCGACGAGAACGTGTTGTTCGTCGACGAGGGCGACGTGCTCACCTCGGCCGGGGCGGCCTCGGGAATCGACCTGTGCCTCCACCTCGTCCGCCGCGACCACGGTGTCGGACTCTCGAACCACGTGGCCCGGCGGCTCGTCGCCGCCCCGTATCGCAGCGGAGGCCAGGCGCAGTTCGTGCCCCGCAGCGTGCCCGAGCCGCTCGGCGACCTGTTCGCCGAGACGCGCGAGTGGGCGCTGGCGCACCTCGCCGAGCCGCTGACCCTCGAGTCGCTGGCGCGCAACGCCAACGTGTCGGCGCGCACGTTCTCTCGCCGGTTCCGCGAAGACACCGGCTACACGCCGATGCAGTGGGTGCTGCGGGCCAGGGTCGACCTCGCGCGCGAGCTGCTGGAGCGGTCGGATCTCACTGTCGAGCAGATCGCGGCGCGAGCCGGTCTCGGGACCGGGGCGAACCTCCGGCTGCACTTCCAGCGCATCCTCGGGACGTCGCCGACCGAGTACCGGCACACGTTCGCGGCCTGA
- a CDS encoding GntR family transcriptional regulator, translating into MPLPVKDSAPVERQLLRDVVYNRLYDGILDGTLEPGESLLDEKLTAWLGVSRTPIREALMKLADIGLVEMAPNRYTRVAPIDLRALDEAVYTSGLLFEYATRTAVPTIDNPVVSRLDKTQREVRKAAKAGDRPALGRALNAFFLELARAAGNEPLLAVADGLGPQLLRYVGAWQSPFGTDDIAERIAAIVAAVKERDGDTAGDLVHAFFEPAREQFLSDYRRSDAEIDESPVF; encoded by the coding sequence ATGCCGCTCCCCGTGAAGGACAGCGCGCCGGTCGAACGCCAGCTGCTGCGCGATGTCGTCTACAACCGTCTCTACGACGGCATCCTCGACGGCACGCTGGAGCCCGGCGAGAGCCTCCTCGACGAGAAGCTCACGGCCTGGCTGGGCGTCTCCCGCACCCCGATCCGCGAAGCCCTGATGAAGCTCGCGGACATCGGCCTCGTCGAGATGGCGCCCAATCGCTACACGCGGGTCGCGCCCATCGACCTCCGCGCGCTCGACGAGGCGGTGTACACCTCCGGATTGCTGTTCGAGTACGCGACGCGTACGGCCGTTCCCACGATCGACAATCCGGTCGTCTCGCGTCTCGACAAGACACAGCGGGAGGTGCGCAAGGCGGCCAAGGCCGGCGACCGTCCCGCGCTCGGGCGTGCCCTCAACGCGTTCTTCCTCGAGCTCGCCCGCGCCGCCGGGAACGAGCCCCTGCTCGCGGTCGCGGACGGACTCGGGCCGCAGCTGCTCCGGTACGTCGGAGCCTGGCAGTCGCCCTTCGGGACGGACGACATCGCCGAGCGCATCGCGGCGATCGTCGCCGCGGTCAAGGAGCGCGACGGCGACACGGCGGGAGACCTTGTCCACGCGTTCTTCGAACCGGCACGGGAGCAGTTCCTGTCCGACTACCGGCGCAGCGACGCCGAGATCGACGAGAGCCCGGTCTTCTGA
- a CDS encoding GntR family transcriptional regulator, which yields MPVPSTEAVSPRRLIRDEVFIRLLDAIVEGDLTPGEQLYDAEIEKWVGVSRTPVREALNQLAAMGLVEILPQKRTRVTTIDPERLSGLIRTVGTLFSGVVRDVTPLLTDEDRAALRDLSERPELEELAGIERDRFVTENFLAVFLRRFDNRTLARLLKRHLPEVSRALVAAPSNVPFEKAAPHLRATAQAAAAGKSDKAARAMGDYWEKGLLTVAAEFAELERKDG from the coding sequence ATGCCTGTACCCAGCACGGAGGCCGTCAGCCCGCGCCGACTCATCCGCGACGAGGTGTTCATCCGCCTGCTCGACGCCATCGTGGAGGGGGATCTCACCCCGGGCGAGCAGCTCTACGACGCCGAGATCGAGAAGTGGGTCGGCGTCTCGCGCACGCCTGTCCGCGAGGCGCTCAACCAGCTCGCGGCGATGGGGCTCGTCGAGATCCTGCCGCAGAAGCGCACCCGCGTCACGACGATCGACCCCGAACGGCTGAGCGGGCTGATCCGGACGGTCGGCACGCTGTTCAGCGGGGTCGTGCGCGACGTGACGCCCCTCCTCACCGACGAGGACAGGGCGGCGCTCCGCGACCTCTCCGAACGTCCCGAACTGGAGGAGCTGGCCGGCATCGAGCGCGACCGCTTCGTCACCGAGAACTTCCTCGCCGTGTTCCTCCGCCGCTTCGACAACCGCACCCTGGCGCGCCTCCTCAAGCGGCACCTCCCCGAGGTCAGTCGCGCTCTGGTCGCGGCGCCGTCGAACGTGCCCTTCGAGAAGGCCGCACCGCACCTCCGGGCCACGGCCCAGGCCGCCGCGGCGGGCAAGAGCGACAAGGCCGCTCGCGCGATGGGCGATTATTGGGAGAAGGGGCTGCTCACCGTCGCAGCCGAATTCGCCGAACTCGAGAGGAAGGACGGCTGA
- the tadA gene encoding tRNA adenosine(34) deaminase TadA — MSLPVPDAYERWMRSAIADARLAFGTGDVPVAALVIDERGEVIGTGRNERELRNDPTAHAEVLALRDAAASRSDWHLEGCTLVVTLEPCVMCAGAVLAARLPVVVFGAWDEKAGAGGSVYDVLRDRRLNHQVEVYPGVLAEDCAELLLDFFRAKR, encoded by the coding sequence GTGAGCCTGCCCGTGCCCGACGCCTACGAGCGGTGGATGCGGAGCGCCATCGCCGACGCCCGGCTCGCCTTCGGCACCGGCGACGTGCCGGTCGCGGCCCTCGTGATCGACGAGCGCGGCGAGGTGATCGGCACCGGGCGCAACGAGCGAGAGCTGCGGAACGACCCCACGGCGCACGCTGAGGTCCTCGCACTGCGCGACGCTGCGGCCTCCCGGTCCGACTGGCACCTCGAGGGCTGCACGCTGGTCGTCACGCTGGAACCCTGCGTGATGTGCGCGGGCGCGGTGCTCGCTGCGCGCCTCCCCGTCGTCGTCTTCGGGGCGTGGGACGAGAAGGCGGGTGCGGGAGGCTCGGTGTACGACGTGCTCCGCGACCGGCGGCTGAACCATCAGGTCGAGGTGTACCCCGGCGTCCTCGCGGAGGACTGCGCCGAGTTGCTGCTCGACTTCTTCCGCGCCAAGCGCTGA
- a CDS encoding Dabb family protein, whose product MTIRHVVSWKLATTDAEERAQHAAGIKLGLESLPAVIPQIRFLQVGVNALAGDNFDVVLISDFDSDDDLRAYVEHPAHAEVASYIRSVVAGRAAVDYEV is encoded by the coding sequence ATGACCATCCGCCACGTCGTCTCGTGGAAGCTCGCCACCACCGACGCGGAGGAGCGCGCGCAGCATGCGGCGGGCATCAAGCTCGGGCTGGAGTCCCTCCCGGCCGTGATCCCTCAGATCAGGTTCCTGCAGGTCGGCGTGAACGCCCTCGCGGGCGACAACTTCGATGTCGTGCTCATCAGCGACTTCGACAGCGACGACGACCTCCGGGCGTACGTCGAGCACCCCGCGCATGCCGAGGTCGCCTCCTACATCCGCTCGGTCGTCGCCGGCCGGGCAGCGGTCGACTACGAGGTCTGA
- a CDS encoding ArsR/SmtB family transcription factor encodes MADIFDVIADPTRREILAVLLDRHTNAVHSVGEISVSEIVARLELSQPTVSKHLKVLREAGLVSVREEGQHRYYRLDSTPLEAVEDWIIPFTASDLGAEEIGAQLAEETREFASTVGKVLADTRHRVTPRKWRRD; translated from the coding sequence ATGGCCGACATCTTCGACGTGATCGCGGACCCCACGCGGCGCGAGATCCTCGCTGTACTGCTCGACCGGCATACGAACGCAGTGCATTCCGTGGGCGAGATATCGGTCTCCGAGATCGTCGCGCGGCTCGAGCTCAGTCAGCCGACCGTGTCGAAGCACCTCAAGGTCCTCCGGGAGGCGGGGCTCGTCTCGGTCCGCGAGGAGGGACAGCACCGCTACTACCGACTCGACTCGACGCCCCTCGAGGCCGTCGAGGACTGGATCATTCCGTTCACGGCATCCGACCTCGGCGCGGAGGAGATCGGGGCGCAGCTCGCCGAGGAGACGAGGGAGTTCGCCAGCACGGTCGGAAAGGTCCTCGCCGACACCCGGCACCGGGTCACCCCGCGGAAGTGGCGGCGCGACTGA